One part of the Malus sylvestris chromosome 2, drMalSylv7.2, whole genome shotgun sequence genome encodes these proteins:
- the LOC126585254 gene encoding rust resistance kinase Lr10-like isoform X3 has translation MQQQQLNISWVRIFSLTLLTLLGAIQNAYACEKSKCGDDGEAIHIPFLRGHHCSPISDCHVNEGDYGQEHRVVVVKFLVKRIDYKHQEVQVYQPRTCLLLKPLEVDNINMSLPASQFYFQESMPSNATLFHCPAERESYGAKVPCISGPGYRVYAIESSSETMDYPDLESCTKMYDVLSIPQMHYYGLEDTNLKWKKPNCIECEAKGNKCRIKYNHTNTEIQCVPLSKASVTWKFAAVGTTLGSFVVLLLVVAAYRVYSSNRKEKERQLKIEKFLEDYNAHKPSRYSYADIKRITNQFQDKLGQGAYGTVFKGKLSSECFVAVKVLNSSNGNGEDFIKEVGMMGSIHHVNVVRLVGFCADGFNRALVYEFFANGSLHDFISSADNNNRFLGWDKLQDIALAVAKGIYYLHQECEQRILHFDIKPHNVLLDDNFTPKISDFGLAKLCSKDQSIVSMTTARGTIGYIAPEVFSRNFGNVSYKSDVYSFGMLLLEMVGGRKNIDSTSAIPTEIYYPEWIYNLLEEGDDIRVHLGEEGDGKTPKKLAIVGLWCIQWHPAGRPSMKEVVQMLEGGENLTMPPNPFASTGPARTNATTPARNLNIQLEAIAELE, from the exons ATGCAGCAGCAACAGCTCAATATCTCTTGGGTTCGCATATTCTCATTGACTTTGTTAACGTTGCTCGGAGCAATCCAGAATGCCTATGCTTGTGAAAAATCCAAATGCGGGGACGATGGCGAGGCCATCCATATTCCGTTTCTCCGTGGACATCACTGTAGTCCGATATCTGATTGCCATGTGAATGAGGGTGACTACGGACAGGAGCACCGAGTGGTAGTGGTGAAATTCTTGGTGAAGCGCATAGATTACAAGCATCAGGAAGTCCAAGTCTATCAACCGCGTACATGCCTGCTGTTAAAGCCTTTAGAAGTTGATAACATCAACATGTCATTGCCAGCCTCTCAATTCTACTTCCAAGAATCCATGCCTTCCAACGCTACCTTATTCCACTGCCCTGCTGAAAGAGAGTCATACGGTGCTAAAGTCCCCTGCATTAGTGGCCCTGGCTACAGAGTTTATGCCATTGAATCTTCCAGCGAAACTATGGACTATCCGGACCTAGAGTCGTGTACAAAGATGTACGATGTTTTGTCGATTCCACAGATGCACTATTATGGTCTTGAGGATACTAATTTGAAATGGAAGAAACCAAATTGTATAGAGTGTGAGGCAAAGGGCAACAAGTGTAGAATCAAGTACAATCACACCAACACTGAAATTCAATGTGTTCCCTTGAGCAAAGCTA GTGTAACATGGAAATTTGCAGCCGTAG GTACAACCCTGGGATCATTTGTTGTACTACTACTGGTCGTTGCAGCCTATCGTGTCTATAGCTCTAATCGAAAAGAAAAGGAGCGtcaattgaagattgaaaagTTTTTAGAAGATTACAACGCTCACAAACCAAGCAGGTATTCCTATGCAGATATTAAGAGGATCACAAACCAATTCCAGGACAAGTTAGGCCAAGGAGCCTATGGAACGGTTTTCAAAGGAAAACTTTCTTCTGAATGCTTCGTTGCTGTTAAAGTTCTCAATAGTTCCAACGGAAATGGGGAAGATTTCATAAAGGAAGTTGGAATGATGGGAAGTATCCACCATGTCAACGTGGTTCGTTTGGTTGGTTTCTGTGCTGATGGGTTTAACAGAGCTCTCGTTTATGAGTTCTTCGCCAATGGTTCACTGCACGATTTCATTTCATCGGCAGACAATAACAATCGTTTCCTTGGTTGGGACAAGTTGCAAGATATTGCTCTTGCTGTAGCCAAGGGAATTTATTATCTTCATCAGGAATGTGAGCAACGAATCCTCCATTTCGACATCAAGCCTCATAATGTTTTATTAGACGACAATTTCACTCCAAAAATTTCTGATTTTGGTTTGGCCAAGTTGTGTTCTAAGGATCAAAGCATAGTGTCCATGACTACAGCTAGAGGGACTATAGGCTACATTGCACCTGAAGTGTTCTCCAGGAACTTTGGAAATGTGTCCTATAAGTCGGACGTCTATAGTTTTGGAATGCTGCTGCTTGAGATGGTAGGGGGAAGGAAGAATATTGATTCAACCTCAGCAATCCCAACTGAAATTTACTATCCAGAATGGATCTATAATCTTCTAGAAGAAGGAGACGACATACGGGTCCATCTTGGGGAGGAAGGAGATGGTAAAACTCCAAAGAAACTCGCAATTGTAGGGCTCTGGTGCATCCAGTGGCACCCAGCGGGTCGTCCTTCCATGAAAGAAGTTGTTCAAATGCTGGAAGGAGGAGAAAACTTAACCATGCCTCCCAATCCTTTTGCATCTACAGGTCCTGCACGAACAAATGCAACTACACCTGCAAGAAATCTAAACATTCAGTTAGAAGCTATTGCTGAATTAGAGTAA
- the LOC126585435 gene encoding rust resistance kinase Lr10, producing MLFSGLTRKLVATGTTLGSFVVLLLVVAAYRVNRSNRKEKESQLKIETFLEDYKAQKTSRYSYADIKRITNQFQDKLGQGAYGIVFKGKLSSECFVAIKVLNSSNGNGEDFIKEVGMMGSVRRRNFRRGMISWPTSTQLPWRSTPVEGCCRASAFLSGLVGQVSSGKS from the exons ATGCTTTTTTCAGGTCTAACAAGGAAATTAGTGGCCACAG GTACAACCCTGGGATCATTTGTTGTATTACTACTGGTCGTTGCAGCCTATCGTGTAAATAGGTCTAAtcgaaaagaaaaggagagtcaattgaagattgaaacGTTTTTAGAAGATTACAAAGCTCAAAAAACAAGCAGGTATTCCTATGCAGATATTAAGAGGATCACAAACCAATTCCAGGACAAGTTAGGCCAAGGAGCCTATGGAATCGTTTTCAAAGGAAAACTTTCTTCTGAATGCTTTGTTGCTATAAAAGTTCTCAATAGTTCCAATGGAAATGGGGAAGATTTCATAAAGGAAGTTGGAATGATGGGAAGTGTTCgtcgcaggaatttccgtcgggggaTGATTTCctggccaacgagcacacagctcccctggaggtcgacgccggttgagggctgctgtcgggcttctgctttcttATCGGGCTtagtcgggcaagtctcgtcgggcaaatCTTGA